ATAAAGAACAATCAGTGCAAAACAAGCCGGTCATGtttaaatattcatactgctCCCTCCCTGTGGTTCCTGTAGTCTACTTACCATATCATCTTTCAGACAGCAGGTGTCCTTCTCATCCAGGTGATCTGTAATCTTAGTCTCAGGACCtttgaggagaaaaaacacATAGTTCAGTGACAAAGACAACAGTTAATTGTACTAATTATTACCTATATCTACGTTACAAAAAATAATCCACACCGTAGCCTATCGGTGCTCAATGTCAAATACTTAAGAATACGGGCACTATTTGTCTTAGAGTGTCCTGTTCCCGTGATGAAAAGATGGTGTGACGCAGACTGTGGGAACATTTTCCCCCCCAGTGTAACATTTATAACTTTCTTATATCCAGGACAGGGTTTTGCTGAGCATGCGTGCTCCATTTTATTCCTTTATAAAGTTTGACACATTCTCGGGCCTTTGCAGTCTCCAATACTCCAACAGTAAATGCTGAGAAAATGAATTATGTAACTGAATAACTCTTCTTGTTCACAGTTTCTAATTCATTCTGAACTGGCACCTCTCTGGTCTGTCATACTGCATGTCTTAGAAGATACTACTCACAAGTAAATTTAGAAGGTCAAGTGGAATAAAAGAGACCAGATATTATGACTGTCGATAGAATTATTTAGGCTACTAGTGCTACTAGTTTGTTTCACGTAATAAAAATGTGCATTGCTTTGTGAACAGATAGGTCAGTTGGTTGTTCCACTAATGCTGACTTAAAGTGAAAAGTGTGATCTTTCGCATGACTTAATAATAACCTTACCATGACCCATATCTGTAGAGCCAAAACATCTCTTTTCACAATCTGCTATTGTTCATTTTAACTCCTAACATTGCTTTAAATTTTAGTGGTGATTTTCAGTGGAGGGTTTGAAGACCCAAACATACCATCCATAAAAGATATATCATCGATTGGCTGTTTTTTCATTGGTGCTTTGATGCATGCGggttctcctctctcctcctggcaGTCTGTCGTCTGGCCCATGATGCCAGTAGAGGCAAGCTTCTCCTCATCAGTGGCGTGATGAACTCGCTGAGTGATCTCTGGGGTCTGAGCCACCACCTCATCCTCTTCCTGCAGACAACGGAGGAAGATAGGATCCACATTGTAATGGGATTTATTTCATACTTAGATACCAAATattgaatatatttaaatataaatatactaACTCCTTACAGGAAGAAAAACATTCTGTTTTAAGCAGCATTAATAAAAACTTTTCCTATATGGAAAAGTGTATATGCACCGTTGTGGAGTGAAACTTTTAATGAACAAATATGAATACAGATCCAACGTAACTCCATTTCATGGATATATTCCAGATGCACTATGCTGTGGAAGTTACGTTATGGAAGGTAACATTGGTGGGCCTTGACAAGCTGTGTTACAATAATTTAATATCttagagcagtgattctcaatGTGAGGTCCGGGGACTCACAGGGGTCTTTGGGTCTCTGTAAGGGGGtccgcaaaataatttgctataaattataaaattgtgctctatcattaaaaagtgtgtatctacagatggggaccatttgctcCAATCTAACAAgaatattgtgtccattactccctcccacattagctttgggccaatagaaactctgatatgattgtgacacgcagcaataagttcattatttttaagttgaagcacttactgaaagtcagctttaaataagtaagtaataaGTAAACATCTgaatttattaggactatgccagtGTTACTACTGTTCATGTGGgttataaatgctgtcaagttaggtccaaatgcaatttgaataaaatcatcctctgtttaaaaggtatataagtggtattatcattcaataacattgcaaatttgCCCGCTCATGGACTtataaaggattatctcatcttatcttagcatgattcaaattgaaatgtgtttctgtttatcactgtgAAACAGGtttgaagtatttaggttgaaaagttttataatacaaatagttccaatggcatctaggAGAataaatggtagtaagcattacacttaatcggtgttacgattatgaggttttttttagaaaatttactcccctgtaaggggtccctggcgcCAAAAAGTTATAGTTAGAGGCTCTGGTGTTACACAATGTCCTGAGGAAATCTCCTGAGGATGGAGGAGTAGATAATGTTGAAGGCATATGGGAGCAGCAGACTAATATTTGACTGCAGAGTGATAAATCACACATCTCATCTGTCACCATGCCAAGCCAGCACTGCAGGGCTGGAGCCACTGCTGATGCCCCTgtcacaatgtgtgtgtgtgtgtgtgtgtgtgtgtgtgtgtgtgtgtgtggaggttaGACAGCTGCTGAATAATGGACATTGCAGTGTCACAGCAGTAAAGTGCAACATTTCAGCTGACAAAACACACGTTACCTGACTGCACACGTCGAGCACCAAGGACTGGCTCTCATCATACTTCTGAACTTTACAGGAATTCCTACAAAACAACCACATGACAAGTGTCAGAATATAGAGATCCAAAAGTAGTGATCCTTAAAAGTTtaactcctctccctcctgtttCTACAACCATTGAGCTGCAAGCATTTCTAGCCCCATGATAAGTGAGGTACAGCTACATAGAGTACATAGCTACAGTATTATAGTTAGTATAACCATTCTAATGCTGATCAACTTCTGGAGGGATCACAAGACGGGACAAATTAACCTGATGACGTATGGACTTGTGAGTTGAGGTGAAACCAAGGATTAAACCCTCACATGCTCCTTCATCAGTAAGTTCTGGCACAGCACATGCCACGATGAGAGTAAAATGGGAAGCCAGCATgcacaaaagaaagaaagagcgcGTCGATAGTGAGAGTACTTAcaacagaaaacagagaaactTGACTTGTTCAGATGTCCTGGGGCTAGTAGAAGTAGACCAAAGCAGAGAGGTAGGGGGTTGCGTaaacagacaggaggaggaaggatgAAGGATGAAGGATGAAGGATGAAGGATGAAGGGGATATTGATTAAAAGAATGTAGAACAGATCAGGGGAAGGAGACAAAGAAGAGTGAGTGACAAAAGGCGTTCAGCTCAGCATGTTAGATTAAGTTTGAGCATAAACACAAGCTGCCAACAGACCCGGAAAAGCTGAAATTAGCCCAAACCACTGCAGCTACAGCATAAGCACTTTTAATAGCCTATTGTATATATAACCTGTTTGGGAATTGCATCAATGGCCAGTATGCAGTGTTAAGTGTTTGGCATGTGTTCAAAGCTAACACATCCAGCCAAAGAAAGAGCAAGCTCAGTGGCGTGAATCTAAACCTAATATGACATATataattaaatgcatttaaattagattttttattattggtGATAATGTTACAACCACGAAATTGTAAACTCCTGTGTTAAGAAAGAAAGTTTTCATTTTGCTGTAGACTTACTTGATTGTCCTCTCTTTGCTCTTCTTGGGAACCTGCCTCGCTTTCTTCTCCACCACTTTCTGTTTGCCACCGTCTTTCACTTTTTTCTCCAGCTGAGGGGCGTTACTGGACGAGTCCCCTGCGCTCACAGTCTCGGGGGGTTTAAAAGGGTCTACGGAGTCATCAAAATTGTCTGGATCAAAACTGTAGGAGCCCTTAGGGAGCACTGGAGAGCTGCTCGCCGTGCTATTGCTACCAAACGGATTGAAGTTCGGGTCGTCCCACTGGTTGGGATCAAAGTTATATGTTCCCGATTTAGGAATAGGCATATCGTCCAAGTTCAGAGGTGCAGTAGAGTCTGAATCTGGCAAAGCAATTTCTGGAAGAGGATCCAAAACTGGTTCTGATTCTGGTTGAGAAACTGGTTCTGATGCTGGTTGAGAAACTGGTTCTGATGCTGGTTGAGAAACTGGTTCTGATGCTGGTTGAGAAACTGGTTCTGATGCTGGTTGAGAAACTGGTTCTGACACTGGTTGAGAATCTGTTTCTGAGACTGTGGGTTCTGGTGCCGGTTTGCAGGGAGCCACTGATCCTTTGGCCTTCTGCTTCTTAGCTGCAAGTTTGCCGATTGTCTTTTTACCACCTAATTTCCTCGGAGGTGGTTTGCTGACGGTCCCTTCGTCCAGACCGAACTCCAGCATCACAGGCTTCGCCTCTGACAACAACGACTCCATCACCTGCGCTTCAGCCGGAGCTGCTGAGCTGGCCTCACAATCGGGCAAGCAGCTACCGATTGGCTCGAGTCTGGGGAAAGAGCTTGAACCAAACGGTGGGGGAGAGTTCTGGATTTTGGATCCGCCGCAGGTGAAGGGGTTAAAGCTGTCATCCAGCTGGTCGGGGTCAAATTTGTAAGTGGCCATGGGAAGAGGAAGCTCTTCTTCCTCATTTGTTTGGGCAACAGGCTCATCCAGCGAGGTCTTTACCTTCAGCGATGGAGGCTTAGACTTCCTGGTTTTAGTCTTTTTAGTGGGCTCTGCCTGGTCGAGGCCATTGCACTGTGGTTCTGGTTCAGCAAGAGGTTTCTGTTCAGGGGGCTCTGGAGCCGGGCTGACTTTAGGTTCACTGCTCTGGGCTGAGTCTGGTTCTGGGGTTGGAGGACGAGCTGGTTCGGGAGCACGAGCTGGAGCTGGAACTGTAGCAGGAGTAGGAGCAGGAGCTGgggcaggagcaggagcaggaactGGAACTGGATCTGGATCTGGAGCTGGAACTGTATCAGGAGTAGGAGCAGGAGTAGGAGCAGGAGCAAGAGCAAGAGCAAGAGCAACAGCAACATCAAGAGCAGGAActggatctggatctggatctggaGCTGGAACTgtagcaggagcaggagcaggaccTGGAGCAGGACCTGGAGCTGGAGCTAGAGCTggggctggagctggagctggagctggagctgaggctggagctggagctgaaaCTGGAGCCACATCCAGGACAGGGTCCGCTACAAGGATGGGGACTGGGGCTTGGGATGCGGGCTCAGAGGATGGCGCTGTGCATTTAGCCACTTCAGGCTCTTCCTTCTCTGAGGATAGAGCCGGGACAGGCACAGGCCCAAAGGCTTCTGGGAGATCCTCTGTCTGTTCTGCTTGCAGGGTCTGGATGTTTACTTCCAGTGGGCCACCCATGGGGACCACAGGCTCATCCTGACCCATGTTGTGTCTGAGAAAAATATCCTGATCCAAAACAGGAGCAGTCACTATCAGCTGCTCCTCCTGATCCACATCTGAAGACaacatgtgagaaaaaaaacacaagaattaacaaagaaaagtaaaaattaaaactgcacacacactttcttccCTGTGATAATCTCTCCAATCAAATCAAAACACAGATGTAGGTGACATCCTATTGGTTGCTAGCCAGCCAACTGTTCCTAttgctgctgttgccatggcgatGTCTTACTATGAAGGCTATGACATTTAAACcaagtagtgcatgagaaaaTAGACAGAAATCTATGATTTATTTTGCGTTATCTTGAGAACAACAGGGACAGCGGCTGCTGTGGGGTAATTATTGCCTCCAGGGAACATTTTGACACATCAACATATTTCAGTACGCCTGTCATACCCGccatattcatgtaatattatgtTGCTAGGAGACTAGCACAGCCTGCTGTGTTTCTACCTACTTCCACTCACATTAGCATGTCGGCAGAGTGTCATTTTCAAAGTGTTCCTGCAGTCCAACATGCCCATACAAACATGTCCTCATTCAAATCCACATGTGTGTTCAACAGAAAAGTACAAGACTCCCTTTTCGTCTTGTGTTTATAAAGGAAGAGCATGTCAATCTCACTCAGCTGCAGTGCCTGTTTGCAATAATACGCAAAACATGTGGTCTAATTTGATTAAGAAAATGAactattttgcatttgtttaccATTTTGTTATGATATACTTCATTGATTTTAGTATGTGTAAAAAGTACTATGTATCTGAGCATGGTAGTACAAAACAACCTTGAAGTAGCCATCTGTTTATGTAACCGAGTTAAGGTGCGTTTTTGGCTTCGACAAAGTCTTCAACTAtctattaaatatttataaactGTCATCATGAATAGACTGATGCTGAAGTAATAATGGAGACGTTGGATGggcacagacaaacacagccATCAGCATGTTTACATTCAAAGAAAGTTTCTAGAAACTTTTAACTCCTGCCTGCCAGGACTCAAACTTCCTCAATCACAGCAGGAAGGGATGTGTGGTTGAAACAAAAGTGAACTCCCTGCCTTGTTCCGTAATGGTTAGGATGTCACAATGTACACTTTTGGAAAATGTTGTTGGAGCTGTTATACAGGAAGGATTTGCTCCTACAGAAAACGGCAACTGCCTCACGTCAACACATGTATGGTCTACTAAAAACCTCCTTAAAAAGTGAGCTCCATGATGGTTTCAGTCTGATAACAAGCTTAGTTCAGTCACTCCCCTCATTGTGACCTCTATCAGTTACCAATACAAAACGGGTGCGAACCAAAGCTTTTGTTGAACCTGTTGAATTCCAGAGCAAAGGCCATTCCCACACTCTGATGTAGGCTCCTCCTCTCAGTGATTCAGATGACAATGACTTCTACCATCATCACACCCAAAACTCAGTGTGCATACCATCTTACATACCAAGCATGCAGGACATGTTTCACTTCTTAGGTATTAGTAACCTTAGGTACTGTACTTGAAATAAAAGATTGCAATTCAACACGGTTATAATATTCAtggtcaatcgattcaaatatttaatcgtgcacgattgtccatagttaatcgcaattaatcgcaaattaaacacacattttttatctgttcaaaacgtacactaaagggagatttgtcaagtatttaatactcttatcaacatgggaatgggctaatatgcttgctttatgcaaatgtatgtatatatttatcattggaaatcaaataacgacacaaaacaatgacaaatattgtctagaaaccctcacaggtactgcatttagcataaaaaaaatatgctcaaatcataacatggcaaactgaagcccaacaggcaacaacagatgtcagtgtgtcagtgtgctgacttgactatgacttgcccaaaactgcatgtgattatcataaagtgggcatgtctgtaaaggggagacttgtgggtacccatagaacccatttccattcatatatcttgagatcaaaggtcaagggccccgtttgaaaatggctatgacagtttttcctcaccaaaatgtagcttaagtttggagcgttatttagcctccttcgcaacaagttagtatgacatggtaccaatggattccttaggtttcctagtttcatatgatgccagtatcttcactctagctttaaaactgagcccactacaacctaaaaatcgcaagttgcgttaaagaaattagtggagttaaaacaaatttgcgtcaacgcgttattatcacgttaactttgacagccctacatggTACTCATAGTTTAACAATGGCAGGTAAAGTAAACTTTAAAGCTAAAATGCAGTAGGTACATTCCTGAAACAGTCAGACTGCATATGTATCCAATTACTGTGGTGTGGTGAACCTGATACGCCACGCACACAGTTCACACACAGTAGTGGAGTTCATATTTGCCCAAATGtgctatttaaaatgattattttatcatATAAGGATGATTTAGTTgcagacacatttttttcttttgttgacaacaaagacaaacacatgcacacacacacacacacacacatgatggtCAAACATTTAGAGGCAACATCAAAAGACTCTTGTTTCCATGGCAACTTCAAGGAGGGACACTGTCTTTCATATGTGCCGTGAACATGAAAAGACATTTCTTCTGATCTGTTTAATATTTGCAATGTTAATGAGAGCCTTCAGCTACCCCGAGGAGGTGTTACTGCAGTGTGTTTACGTCCTGAACAGTATGTGCCGACTCTGCTTCTccttatctctctttctctgttattGTGGCCTCACCTGTTTTGTCTGCATCAGTGTTGTTGTTCTCCAGCTCTCCTGGGAAGGTTGGAGGCGTGCGGACAGGAGTTGCTTCTTCAGGAGTGCCAAAATGACCCTCTGAGTCAGAGCTGTGGacgccagagagagagagagagcatgaacTTTTCAAACATTCAAAACATGATAAAGCAGGAGGACAGAAAAATCCTTATATAACTGGGGAGTAGTGGTAGCATAATAAATACTCAAAACAAAAGGCCTAATCAGCACAATGAAAGACGACGTGAACAGAACTGCACTAACTGCATTAAAATTTGCAATATGTGCAAGTATAGCGACAATTCTTTATTTCTTCCCTCCTGCCTACGTGACCGCTCACAACAGCAGTTCAACCAAAGAGCGATGTTCCCTTCTAACGTTGTTCTATTTGAATCCTTTTTAGAGCCCTAAAGCAGTCAAACTATCCATTCAAAGTTTTTATCccacaagaaaaaaacatacaaaacatatatatttgacttcaattTCAATGACTTACTCAATGACTTCAATTCACTCACTCAACCCTCAACTACAAAGAGGCACTATTCATCAAATACGTTAACAAATTGAAATCCTCATTACCATCCCTACCACCCCACCCAGGTTATAGAATACATTCAGGTGAAGGACGGAAAAATACAAGATAACCAaataattgtattaaatactcaagtaaaacaaaaggaaaaaaatataaataaataatagaacaatattttaataaataaataaataaaaataaaggggAAGGGGATTGCTCACTACTGTCTGCAAACTATCCAttttttgcattaaagaaaATCAAAGATGATACTACAAAAGTGCTGTTTTGGATACAAATCTGAAGTGTACTCAATATAATCACATACACAGTTTGATATTTCAAGTATTATGTATCAAAGAGGACTTTGATGTGCCTTTACAAGCCCCTACTACTGTCCCAAATCCATATATGTTACACCTTACTGTCTCCTCTGATATTGTATTGGGCTTTAGCAAAAACTCTGCACCATTTGATTCATGTCAGTGATGGGGAGAAGAAGATTAAGTAAAAGATAGAGAGAGGAAGCGGAAGTAGAGCAGCCCACACTTTCCTGTCACATCTTTAGCGCCATACAGTATGAGGTATGAGACAGCACCAtacaaactatatatatatttgtatagtaTGTATCTattttaaaataagtgaacattgCAACTGAATAAAGTTTGTAATATACTTTTCATCACTGAGCAGCAACATTCAATTTTGATGTGATCACTTCAGGAAGCCACACCACAGTGCAGTTAGATATTGATGTGACTCTGATTAGATAACTGCTGGGATAGTAAACAAACATGGATTCTGGCATTTAAGGTAGAGTGGTGATACATTATCTGGTCAATTGAATGTTAATGTGTGGAAGTAGGCACAACAAAGTAGTCGTGAATCTTTACTTGGAACAATGGCCAAGATAACACAGTCATCAAAGCGGCCATGAGGAGCAGACACAATAAGGTGATGACGCCTTGAGCATGTGTCATGTTTGTGAGCAATGATTACATCATTGGACTAAACCGTACCTGACTGCAGTGCTGGCTGGAGTGTGTGTTATTGTTACGAGGCCACAGAAATGAGGATGTCAGTGAGGCTGAGAAAAACATTCAGTTCAAACACTGTGACGGCCTCAACCACAGCCACACCAAAAATGTGTCAGCGCTGCAcgacaacaacacaacacattagaACTGCATGTAAACAACAATGCAGATTAGCAACAGATGTGCTTTTTCCCCTCTTATCCTAACCCTCATAATATTAGAGATTCCTCAACTCGACAggtggatacacacacacacacacatgaacacacatgtaAAAATGCCTCCTCTTCCAGTCCAGACAGTGTGAATCACAGTGTCAGTAGTCTCGGGGCTCCAGCCCAACACTTGCCTGCAGCCTTGagatctctcctcctcctcctcctcttcctctcctctccttccaaGTTGCTCCCTCTCCTCGCTGGCCTCCTGCccttcttcatcctcctctccctctccccctcgCACCGCCGTCCACGTCCATTTGGCCCACGACACGGGTGACAGCCAagacatcactcctctctccacggGGGGTTCTTCAACCCTCTTTCGACTCAAAGACTCACTGGACTGGTTTCCAGAGCCCGACTGATCCTTTTTTCTGTGCGTTTCTCCCTCAGATTTCCACCCTGCCAACGGTTCTCACATCTTTCCACAGAGCCTCTCTCTTCACACGGGTTCCCAGTTCCCATGAAAGGACGTAGACATTTCTTTTCCACTCTATTTGTATATTCTCAGTCTTGAAATCATGAAATCAAGACTTCAGCTGCTTTCTCTTATCCACTCGTGTCTTTTTTCCAGTCACGCTCCCTCTGCCTCTGTGGCAGAATACCACAGCTCTGATCAGCTGGGTTTCAAAATGCTGTTctcactctctcctctgctgaaCACCCCCTCCCAATCTCTCCCCTCCACCTCGGGCGAGTCCACTGACAGCAGCGGGGGAGGCAGGAAGCTTGAAGCTCTAAACGTGAATGCAGCTACTCTTTACTCAACCAAATGAGTTCCCTCTGTGGTTAGAGAATGGTACGATCCTGTCAGGCTGCTCTTCTACTCTGAAGCAGAAGGAGGgagtcaaaaaacaaacacagaaggtggaggaggaggaggagctggactgTTGGGGCTCCACATTTTATAGCCCAGAGAGAGGGTAGGAATGTGGGGCTAGATCTTAAGCGTTCTTTGCTCCCCCAGGCTGTTAAACAGTTAGCTGTTTCTCCCATCCAGTGGTAGCAGGCATGCATGACCAGGGGAACCAGTTCTGTTGGATAGCCCCAGGAGGTCTACTGTACCTGGCTGGATTCAATTTGCCTGTGGTAACAGTTCAAACCACTGAACAGACAGGGAAACATGGCCTTCACAAAAACCCATTGTTACATCTGACTCAGGTACATTTTGTTATGTGTCGTCAAGGAAAAGGAAGCATGACATTACTCAGGATGTGTGTCTGAAATACCCCAACAGAGACTGTTCTCTAAAATAACTAATGCTGCTAAAAAAGCCAAAGCCATTAGTCTCATTAGtatcaaccatagactgtatataaagatggatgatgcgcctccacctcctcccactgtacaaaagtgaagccaaaatatcctgcaTATGGGATGGGAGCTACCATCTtcagattttgacgtcatttggagccagagacGGCGCAGTAGTTAGCGGGGGCTGGAGCCACaatatcgaggtcccgcccacacatctgcccgagccaatcacaagccgagCGCGGCCGTAGCTTGCTAGCGGgccacctagctgctatgttagcaccacggtagctgtttggctagaaagacacaacaactaaccataatatctctataactacatttatgatcaaattgacacatgttctattataCAGACTcatgacggttatggaaagttaaagttatatctcctctcttgtacaattcccgagcctccggctcCAAGACTACTTcagtcagagcagctgtcaatcacagctgtcaaacaTGATGTATCACCCCCGTTTtacagcatcaaataactaattaaaaccaaacatcAGAAAAATCAACACTTGGACACATAAagtgacagaaaccatctttgggaaaaaatgatttgacatgttctttgactttttagtttggcccatgtcccatccgctaacatggagggggcgggctttaACACccatactgcagccagccaccagggggcgatcaagatgttttggcttcacttttggagtgctgtcatgttgtccatctttatatacagtctatggtatcaACAGAGGTACTCTCCGTGTAGACCAAGAGACCCTTGATGTACAAAAGATAAACAGCTTAAAAAGAATCAGAAACACTGCTACAAATGATCTATTAGTAAGAGCTGAGGCTGGTGATTGTGCTACTTCAATTCTTCTTGATCATAGCTCTCCATTTGATGCTGTCGATGGTGCAATTTTGTTGGGATACTGTCTTAGACTGGTTTAAATCGTACTTGTCAGACAGAACTTACAACTTGTTGTTGGTGATGCCCTTTTCTCTACATAATTTACTTGCTCTCACATTATCATTGTTATATGTTATCTCAAACCAGTGAAGGCCGCCTACGTCACTGTAAGTCTTGTCTATCAGAAATCAAGTGCTAGATGTCCAAACATTTCCTCCagctaaaagaaaataaatcaaaaataattgtatttggTCCTCCAAAGTCCATACCCTCTCTACAGAATATACTCTTGGCTCCCTGTCTGCAATTATCAAACGTGCAGCTGAAACCTGGGTATTTGATTGTGCCAGATGCATCCTCTGTGTACTGTTTTCTAATATCGTACTGTACTCCCCCTCCAGAAACTCCTCCAGGGTTTGGTTTGGCCACACAGCAGCTAAACTCCTCCCAAATTCCAGTTGAGGAGCAGAGACACACGTGCCTCCGTCAGGCTCAGAGTTTCCACACTGGACCA
This portion of the Sebastes fasciatus isolate fSebFas1 chromosome 1, fSebFas1.pri, whole genome shotgun sequence genome encodes:
- the tacc1 gene encoding transforming acidic coiled-coil-containing protein 1 isoform X1 — its product is MSWLSPVSWAKWTWTAVRGGEGEEDEEGQEASEEREQLGRRGEEEEEEEERSQGCSSDSEGHFGTPEEATPVRTPPTFPGELENNNTDADKTDVDQEEQLIVTAPVLDQDIFLRHNMGQDEPVVPMGGPLEVNIQTLQAEQTEDLPEAFGPVPVPALSSEKEEPEVAKCTAPSSEPASQAPVPILVADPVLDVAPVSAPAPASAPAPAPAPAPALAPAPGPAPGPAPAPATVPAPDPDPDPVPALDVAVALALALAPAPTPAPTPDTVPAPDPDPVPVPAPAPAPAPAPTPATVPAPARAPEPARPPTPEPDSAQSSEPKVSPAPEPPEQKPLAEPEPQCNGLDQAEPTKKTKTRKSKPPSLKVKTSLDEPVAQTNEEEELPLPMATYKFDPDQLDDSFNPFTCGGSKIQNSPPPFGSSSFPRLEPIGSCLPDCEASSAAPAEAQVMESLLSEAKPVMLEFGLDEGTVSKPPPRKLGGKKTIGKLAAKKQKAKGSVAPCKPAPEPTVSETDSQPVSEPVSQPASEPVSQPASEPVSQPASEPVSQPASEPVSQPESEPVLDPLPEIALPDSDSTAPLNLDDMPIPKSGTYNFDPNQWDDPNFNPFGSNSTASSSPVLPKGSYSFDPDNFDDSVDPFKPPETVSAGDSSSNAPQLEKKVKDGGKQKVVEKKARQVPKKSKERTINPRTSEQVKFLCFLLNSCKVQKYDESQSLVLDVCSQEEDEVVAQTPEITQRVHHATDEEKLASTGIMGQTTDCQEERGEPACIKAPMKKQPIDDISFMDGPETKITDHLDEKDTCCLKDDMREISMKHTTKVTSSELPDTAALSQDNIPLSEMDKAVVLTLIREEIITKEIEVNEWKRKYEESRTEVLEMRKIVAEYEKTVAQMIEDEQEQKSLSGNKTVRQLTLERDQAIADLNSVERSFADLFRRYENMKGVLEGFKKNEEVLKKCAQDYLMRIKQEEQRYQTLKLHAEEKLDKANEDIAQVRAKANSEGVALSAGLRMEQMKVESLERAVLQKNQEIEELTKICDELIAKLGTD
- the tacc1 gene encoding transforming acidic coiled-coil-containing protein 1 isoform X2, producing MSWLSPVSWAKWTWTAVRGGEGEEDEEGQEASEEREQLGRRGEEEEEEEERSQGCSSDSEGHFGTPEEATPVRTPPTFPGELENNNTDADKTDVDQEEQLIVTAPVLDQDIFLRHNMGQDEPVVPMGGPLEVNIQTLQAEQTEDLPEAFGPVPVPALSSEKEEPEVAKCTAPSSEPASQAPVPILVADPVLDVAPVSAPAPASAPAPAPAPAPALAPAPGPAPGPAPAPATVPAPDPDPDPVPALDVAVALALALAPAPTPAPTPDTVPAPDPDPVPVPAPAPAPAPAPTPATVPAPARAPEPARPPTPEPDSAQSSEPKVSPAPEPPEQKPLAEPEPQCNGLDQAEPTKKTKTRKSKPPSLKVKTSLDEPVAQTNEEEELPLPMATYKFDPDQLDDSFNPFTCGGSKIQNSPPPFGSSSFPRLEPIGSCLPDCEASSAAPAEAQVMESLLSEAKPVMLEFGLDEGTVSKPPPRKLGGKKTIGKLAAKKQKAKGSVAPCKPAPEPTVSETDSQPVSEPVSQPASEPVSQPASEPVSQPASEPVSQPASEPVSQPESEPVLDPLPEIALPDSDSTAPLNLDDMPIPKSGTYNFDPNQWDDPNFNPFGSNSTASSSPVLPKGSYSFDPDNFDDSVDPFKPPETVSAGDSSSNAPQLEKKVKDGGKQKVVEKKARQVPKKSKERTIKNSCKVQKYDESQSLVLDVCSQEEDEVVAQTPEITQRVHHATDEEKLASTGIMGQTTDCQEERGEPACIKAPMKKQPIDDISFMDGPETKITDHLDEKDTCCLKDDMREISMKHTTKVTSSELPDTAALSQDNIPLSEMDKAVVLTLIREEIITKEIEVNEWKRKYEESRTEVLEMRKIVAEYEKTVAQMIEDEQEQKSLSGNKTVRQLTLERDQAIADLNSVERSFADLFRRYENMKGVLEGFKKNEEVLKKCAQDYLMRIKQEEQRYQTLKLHAEEKLDKANEDIAQVRAKANSEGVALSAGLRMEQMKVESLERAVLQKNQEIEELTKICDELIAKLGTD
- the tacc1 gene encoding transforming acidic coiled-coil-containing protein 1 isoform X3 gives rise to the protein MGGTVSQKKGSKRASIRSHANSVTSDSEGHFGTPEEATPVRTPPTFPGELENNNTDADKTDVDQEEQLIVTAPVLDQDIFLRHNMGQDEPVVPMGGPLEVNIQTLQAEQTEDLPEAFGPVPVPALSSEKEEPEVAKCTAPSSEPASQAPVPILVADPVLDVAPVSAPAPASAPAPAPAPAPALAPAPGPAPGPAPAPATVPAPDPDPDPVPALDVAVALALALAPAPTPAPTPDTVPAPDPDPVPVPAPAPAPAPAPTPATVPAPARAPEPARPPTPEPDSAQSSEPKVSPAPEPPEQKPLAEPEPQCNGLDQAEPTKKTKTRKSKPPSLKVKTSLDEPVAQTNEEEELPLPMATYKFDPDQLDDSFNPFTCGGSKIQNSPPPFGSSSFPRLEPIGSCLPDCEASSAAPAEAQVMESLLSEAKPVMLEFGLDEGTVSKPPPRKLGGKKTIGKLAAKKQKAKGSVAPCKPAPEPTVSETDSQPVSEPVSQPASEPVSQPASEPVSQPASEPVSQPASEPVSQPESEPVLDPLPEIALPDSDSTAPLNLDDMPIPKSGTYNFDPNQWDDPNFNPFGSNSTASSSPVLPKGSYSFDPDNFDDSVDPFKPPETVSAGDSSSNAPQLEKKVKDGGKQKVVEKKARQVPKKSKERTINPRTSEQVKFLCFLLNSCKVQKYDESQSLVLDVCSQEEDEVVAQTPEITQRVHHATDEEKLASTGIMGQTTDCQEERGEPACIKAPMKKQPIDDISFMDGPETKITDHLDEKDTCCLKDDMREISMKHTTKVTSSELPDTAALSQDNIPLSEMDKAVVLTLIREEIITKEIEVNEWKRKYEESRTEVLEMRKIVAEYEKTVAQMIEDEQEQKSLSGNKTVRQLTLERDQAIADLNSVERSFADLFRRYENMKGVLEGFKKNEEVLKKCAQDYLMRIKQEEQRYQTLKLHAEEKLDKANEDIAQVRAKANSEGVALSAGLRMEQMKVESLERAVLQKNQEIEELTKICDELIAKLGTD